One Misgurnus anguillicaudatus chromosome 19, ASM2758022v2, whole genome shotgun sequence genomic region harbors:
- the rbbp6 gene encoding E3 ubiquitin-protein ligase RBBP6 isoform X1, which produces MSCVHYKFSSKLNYDTVTFDGLHITLSDLKRQIMGREKLKAADCDLQITNAQTKEEYTDGGALIPKNSSVIIRRIPIGGVKSTSKTYVIDRSERSSGSSKAIDESSSISLALLSKTANLAETNASEEDKIRAMMSQSNHEYDPIHYTKKLVGPPPPNYTCFRCGKTGHYIRNCPTNGQDRSFEAPQRIKKSTGIPRSFMVEVDDPNRKGVMLTNSGMYAIPTIDAEAYAIGKKEKPPFLPQNQSSSSEEEDPVPDELLCLICKDLMTDAVVIPCCGNSYCDECIRTCLLESEEHDCPTCKQSDVSPDALIANKFLRQAVNNFRNETGYTKRIRKAAHAAATGSQTQAPVQRPPLKLASSRQQDPLMANVQSSTPSSTPPQSMPAALSPSPPPPSLPSSSTPPPPPISTSTVQSSTAPAVSDHSPTVDSPPHSTKQDDPPLARESEVPTSSAVPSSESPVATATAVSKGYHVPVIGQPNMPQHVMHNRSGGQPRPSGQRPTGNRPTWDPHDRSTSRGRGPSERPPRTQPPPPPMQNLPPVQCTGAPMYMPPALFPPPPHPMPQPPGVIPPQYPMHFPPGQQPPPPYNLPPPVFPPVPPNVQAPWGPPGTQPPIPNPIPTMPAEPFLSKEEFYRQQRRLKEDSQCRFVTREKKSKLDEFTNDFAKELLEYRKIQKERRRSFSRSKSPYRDSTYSGSSYSYSKSRSRSRSPRSYSRSLSRSRSRSRSRSRSRSFSRSPYSRRGRGRSRSFRSRSRSPAYHRSRSRSPSYRARDVSGAAGGIYRSRSRTPPFKNQSPGKKVPPTAPMESERKYNSRYRELPPYDAKAYYGRNVDHSDPYERERYREWEREYREWYDKYLKSYDNPPPGGQLRGRGSRDPYSPERYPPPRPRENSPYGRGGRREDYPPPPQSRGGPPRGRGPMTYQEKCTEKYTHIHVNTTGPSRGLKESSKPLKEREASGSTGTESKSLKHKKHRKKKRDDGDLFSHSDSMDDTRKDDRKGDSMLMNSNRDDATPVRDEPMDSTAVPYKSTPEKDKKEKTKSKTDKAKRKSESSGQKKEITGKVVKPVKEKEADAPREKVAPPEPAIKRVKDEPSHKPEASKSQTIESKLMLPRKLMQSRPIKHHQEPKPVKEDPKNKKESAKDSAKQDKVTIKDVKVKKEPEKTVKPEEKMLTKAVDSKPDRKKRKDEKTSLKDLDAPPVKVPKMEVVNVAKSSPKSKPKPESERPAEKEKPAIPSLLDIKPEPVRKIKINREIGKRISSIDRPVSGDDSAHVPSKGRLEKPRGKLRRKVHVSDGSGSVLVDYTSTSSTGGSPIRKHEEKLDLKKTVVKTLEEYTNDSSTPAEDEIVMIKVPRSKWEKEDYESEEDDSKGNIKTASVNTSSPAPVDENTVAKSTDKESPDADKPPSAPKDAPVDVKPAKESTSTDKERDTDKEKDKERERDRGKESDGRAAEREVTDKRKPNQERERARERGSEHGGERSSSHSSRDRPADRPEPRKPASRETTTGVTNRKPDHREDLRDHLGTRSKDDKEPIRRRVSPSPPSRVKDSHADSGKKDNDVSHESRSPIREKKTSSQSLSEPKKTETEDHKADSSLNKESQSSRHSDVRPTKDKEHRTPHRALTPEPRADGEKAPSHGDHIKVPSARTTRLASDLTRETDEAAFVPDYSESESEPSDMEGKTELRGRERDSSASPSPSGSPEHNSSPSSPGSQDSKKKKKDKKEKKKHKKHKKHKKHKKHTSNESETELKGQKHKHKKKKSKKSKDKDKDEKDKEESEEQRAKVSV; this is translated from the exons ATGTCTTGTGTCCATTACAAGTTTTCTTCTAAACTTAACTACGACACGGTCACCTTTGATGGCCTTCACATCACGCTCAGTGATCTGAAACGCCAAATCATGGGGCGAGAAAAACTGAAGGCCGCGGACTGCGACCTGCAAATCACCAACGCGCAAACAAAAGAAG aaTACACTGATGGAGGAGCCCTCATACCCAAAAACTCATCTGTTATCATTAGGCGAATCCCTATTGGAGGGGTTAAGTCGACAAGTAAAACATATGTCAT CGATCGATCTGAACGATCAAGTGGATCTTCAAAAGCA ATTGATGAATCTTCATCCATTTCACTGGCCCTGCTTTCAAAG ACAGCCAATCTTGCTGAAACAAATGCGTCCGAGGAAGACAAAATTAGAGCAATGATGTCTCAGTCCAACCATGAATATGATCCCATCCA TTACACAAAAAAGCTTGTGGGTCCACCCCCACCAAACTACACGTGCTTTCGCTGTGGAAAAACCGGACATTATATCAGAAACTGTCCAACGAATGGG CAGGATCGAAGTTTCGAAGCTCCTCAACGGATTAAGAAAAGCACAGGAATTCCTCGCAGTTTCATGGTGGAGGTAGATGATCCTAACAGAAAGGGAGTCATGCTGACCAACAGTGGAATGTATGCCATTCCCACCATTGATGC TGAGGCGTATGCTATTGGGAAGAAAGAGAAACCGCCCTTCTTGCCCCAGAATCAGTCTTCGTCCTCCGAGGAAGAAGATCCAGTGCCTGATGAGCTGCTGTGTCTGATCTGCAAAGATCTTATGACTGATGCTGTTGTTATTCCCTGCTGTGGAAATAGCTACTGTGATGAGTGTATTCGCACGTGTTTGCTGGAGTCTGAAGAACATGATTGCCCCACTTGCAAACAATCAGATGTTTCTCCTGATGCTTTGATTGCAAACAAGTTTTTGCGCCAA GCAGTAAATAATTTTAGGAATGAAACTGGATACACCAAAAGGATTCGCAAAGCCGCACATGCAGCTGCAACAGGATCCCAGACACAGGCTCCTGTGCAGCGACCGCCATTGAAATTGGCCTCCTCACGCCAACAGGACCCTCTTATGGCCAATGTTCAGAGCTCAACACCTTCCAGCACCCCTCCTCAAAGCATGCCAGCTGCCTTGTCtccttctcctcctcctcccTCTCTCCCGTCCTCCagtacaccaccaccaccacctaTCAGCACCTCCACTGTACAGAGTAGCACTGCACCTGCAGTTTCAGACCACAGCCCTACGGTGGACTCTCCTCCGCACTCTACCAAGCAAGATGACCCGCCATTGGCCAGGGAAT CTGAGGTCCCCACATCTTCTGCTGTGCCTTCATCTGAAAGCCCTGTGGCGACAGCTACTGCCGTTTCAAAAGGAT ACCATGTACCTGTTATTGGGCAGCCCAATATGCCACAGCACGTCATGCACAACAGATCAg GAGGACAGCCCAGGCCTAGTGGACAAAGGCCAACTGGGAACCGTCCTACGTGGGATCC TCATGACAGGTCCACAAGTAGAGGGAGAGGTCCTAGTGAGCGACCACCAAGAACACAACCACCTCCTCCTCCAATGCAAAATCTTCCTCCTGTGCAGTGTACAGGAGCTCCAATGTACATGCCTCCTGCTCTTTTTCCACCTCCTCCACACCCCATGCCTCAGCCACCTGGTGTGATTCCTCCGCAGTATCCTATGCATTTTCCTCCAGGACAGCAACCTCCTCCTCCTTACAACCTACCGCCACCGGTTTTTCCACCAGTCCCACCTAATGTTCAGGCTCCTTGGGGGCCTCCTGGGACTCAACCACCTATTCCCAACCCAATCCCCACTATGCCAGCAGAACCTTTCCTGTCCAAGGAAGAATTCTACAGACAGCAGCGCAGACTAAAGGAAGA TTCCCAATGTCGATTCGTTACCAGGGAGAAGAAATCTAAGCTTGATGAATTTACCAATGACTTTGCCAAAGAGCTGTTGGAGTATAGAAAGATCCAAAAGGAGAGAAGGCGATCCTTTTCTAG ATCAAAATCTCCTTACAGGGACTCCACATACAGCGGCTCATCGTATTCCTATTCAAAATCTCGCTCTAGGTCTAGATCACCACGCTCATATTCTCGATCATTATCCCGCTCACGTTCTAGATCCCGCTCACGTTCCAGGTCACGCTCCTTTTCACGTTCACCATACTCCCGCAGAGGCCGAGGTCGGAGTCGCAGCTTTCGATCTAGGTCACGAAGTCCAGCGTACCATCGCTCTCGGAGCCGATCACCATCATATAGGGCTCGAGATGTGAGCGGAGCGGCCGGTGGAATTTATCGTTCACGCTCCAGGACACCTCCATTTAAGAACCAAAGTCCTGGCAAGAAAGTTCCACCTACTGCTCCGATGGAGAGCGAGCGCAAGTACAATAGCAGATACAGAGAGCTTCCTCCTTATGACGCTAAGGCTTACTATGGACGAAATGTAGATCATAGCGATCCCTACGAGAGAGAGCGCTACCGAGAGTGGGAAAGAGAGTACAGGGAGTGGTACGACAAATACCTCAAGAGCTACGACAACCCACCTCCAGGTGGTCAGCTTCGAGGCCGTGGCAGTAGAGATCCTTATAGCCCTGAACGTTATCCTCCTCCTCGACCAAGAGAAAACTCCCCTTATGGCAGGGGGGGACGTCGAGAGGATTACCCACCTCCACCTCAGAGCCGCGGTGGCCCTCCGAGAGGCCGCGGTCCCATGACGTACCAAGAAAAGTGCACTGAGAAGTATACCCACATCCATGTCAACACTACTGGACCTAGCAGAGGGCTTAAAGAATCTTCTAAACCTCTTAAGGAGCGAGAGGCCAGTGGCAGCACTGGCACGGAGTCCAAGTCTCTGAAACACAAGAAACATCGCAAGAAAAAGAGAGATGACGGTGACCTCTTCAGCCACTCTGACTCTATGGATGACACCAGGAAAGATGATCGCAAAGGAGACTCCATGCTTATGAATTCAAACCGGGATGATGCCACACCGGTCAGGGATGAGCCCATGGATAGCACAGCTGTACCCTACAAGAGCACCCCTGAAAAAGACAAGAAAGAGAAGACTAAAAGCAAGACTGACAAAGCTAAACGCAAGTCTGAGAGCAGTGGACAGAAAAAGGAAATAACAGGAAAGGTGGTAAAGCCGGTTAAAGAAAAAGAGGCGGATGCCCCACGAGAGAAGGTGGCTCCCCCTGAACCGGCCATTAAGAGGGTAAAAGACGAACCATCCCACAAACCTGAAGCAAGCAAATCTCAAACCATTGAGTCTAAACTCATGCTCCCTCGTAAGCTAATGCAGTCCAGGCCCATCAAACACCATCAAGAGCCGAAACCCGTCAAAGAGGATCCTAAGAACAAAAAAGAATCGGCAAAAGATTCTGCAAAGCAAGACAAGGTTACCATCAAAGATGTAAAGGTGAAGAAAGAGCCAGAGAAGACTGTGAAACCAGAGGAAAAAATGCTCACCAAGGCAGTTGATAGTAAACCAGATAGAAAAAAACGGAAAGATGAAAAGACATCCCTGAAAGACCTCGACGCTCCTCCAGTAAAAGTACCTAAAATGGAAGTTGTCAATGTAGCCAAAAGCTCACCGAAATCTAAACCTAAGCCGGAGAGCGAAAGGCCGGCCGAGAAGGAGAAACCTGCTATTCCTTCCCTGTTGGATATTAAGCCAGAACCTGTGAGaaagattaaaattaacagAGAAATTGGCAAAAGGATATCTAGCATAGATCGGCCTGTTTCAGGAGACGACTCCGCTCATGTCCCGTCAAAGGGCAGGTTAGAAAAGCCAAGGGGAAAATTGAGAAGGAAGGTACATGTTTCTGATGGCTCAGGATCTGTACTTGTTGATTACACCAG CACCAGCTCCACAGGTGGAAGCCCTATCAGAAAGCATGAGGAGAAGCTTGATCTAAAGAAGACTGTGGTGAAGACACTAGAAGAGTACACCAATGACAGCTCCACCCCTGCTGAGGATGAAATTGTCATGATTAAAGTGCCCCGCTCCAAATGGGAAAAAGAAGACTATGAATCTGAGGAAGATGACTCGAAGGGCAACATTAAAACTGCCAGTGTCAACACATCCAGCCCTGCGCCCGTGGATGAGAACACTGTTGCCAAATCAACGGACAAGGAGTCTCCCGATGCTGACAAACCTCCATCTGCCCCTAAAGACGCTCCGGTAGATGTCAAACCTGCCAAGGAGTCCACGTCAACTGATAAGGAGAGGGATACTGACAAAGAGAAggacaaagagagagagcgagacaGGGGGAAAGAAAGCGATGGCAGGGCTGCTGAACGTGAAGTGACTGATAAAAGGAAACCTAACCAGGAGAGAGAACGGGCACGGGAGAGAGGCAGCGAGCACGGAGGCGAGCGGAGCTCATCTCATTCCTCCAGAGACAGACCGGCTGACAGGCCTGAACCGAGAAAACCAGCCAGTAGGGAGACAACAACAGGTGTCACCAACAGAAAACCAGACCACAGAGAAGATTTAAGAGACCACTTGGGAACCAGATCGAAAGATGATAAAGAACCTATCAGAAGGAGAGTTTCACCCTCCCCACCCTCAAGGGTTAAGGACTCGCATGCAGATTCTGGAAAGAAAGATAATGATGTTTCTCATGAGTCACGAAGTCCAATCAGGGAAAAGAAAACTTCATCGCAAAGTCTCTCAGAGCCTAAAAAAACCGAGACAGAGGACCACAAAGCAGACTCTTCGTTAAATAAGGAGAGCCAGAGCTCCAGGCATTCTGATGTGCGTCCCACAAAAGACAAAGAGCACAGGACTCCTCACAGAGCTTTGACTCCAGAGCCTAGGGCAGATGGAGAGAAAGCTCCATCACACGGCGACCACATCAAAGTGCCATCCGCTCGCACCACTCGGCTCGCCTCGGATTTAACGCGGGAAACAGACGAGGCCGCGTTCGTTCCAGACTACAGCGAAAGTGAGAGCGAACCCTCAGACATGGAGGGTAAAACGGAACTAAGGGGGCGAGAGAGGGACAGTAGTGCCAGCCCAAGCCCCTCTGGTAGCCCCGAACATAACAGCAGCCCCAGCTCTCCAGGCAGTCAGGATAgcaaaaagaagaaaaaggaCAAAAAGGAGAAGAAAAAACACAAGaagcacaaaaaacacaaaaagcatAAGAAACACACGAGTAATGAATCTGAGACTGAGCTCAAAGGacagaaacacaaacat